GTTCTACCACAATCACGATCGAAGGGAGAGCATAGACCAGGACCCCATCCAATTTCCTCACCGTTACATTTACCCGGAAGACATTGAAATAGCGGGATTGGTTGCATCCTCTTTTGCCTTCGGCCGGGTAACCCTCATTCTGCCAATGGTTCAGAAAATATTAGATCGAATGGAAGGAACCCCATACGAGTTTATATTAAATTTTGACCCCAAAAAAGATACCCGGCGGTTTCAAGGGCTTTACTATCGGGTCTGGTCCAGCCAGGATATTATCTGCCTTATGTATGGGATCCATTGTATTCTCAAAAAACATAAAACCCTTGGCCGTTTCTTCCAACACTGCTACCAAAACCGAAGAGAAAAAATGCATGAAGCCTTATCCCTATTTGTGGAAGAGGTTTTAAAAATTGACCCTTCCCCCATATATGGGAAAAATTCCCACCCGCCCAGTTTTATACACCTGCTCCCATCCCCGAAAAGGGGAAGTGCTTGTAAAAGATTAAATCTTTTCCTTCGATGGATGGTCCGTTCAGGGGATGGCGTGGATTTTGGGTTGTGGAATCACATCCCCTCATCCAAATTGGTTATCCCCTTAGATGCCCACATCATCCGGATCAGCAGGTTTTTGGGGTTTCACAAACGTAGAACGCCCGATTGGAAAATGGCCGTTGAGATTACAAACACCCTTAGGCGTTTTGATCCCAACGACCCCGTCAAATATGATTTTGCCCTTTGCCATTTGGGGATTTCCAACCAATGCCCGCTTCAACCCCACTTCCTTAAATGCCTAAAATGTGAGCTTCAAACCATTTGCTCCCGCTTCAAAAGGCGCAATCGAGCCAAGGGTTTGAAGGCACAACAGCTCAATTAGTAAAAATCGCCCCCCTCTCCCTTCAAAGACGAAAAATGGTAACTCCCAAGCTGACCTAAAATTATTGAATTTTATCGATAAATTTATTCTTGGAACAAAATTGACAAGAATTTAAACCTCGGATAAATTAAAATCAATAAAGAACAAGCTTACTCATTATTGGAAAAAGATTTCTATGATTCCAAAACGTCCCATTCATACCGTAATGTCCCGACAGATCCACTCTGTTCCCACTGGGTCCACTGTTCAAACCGCGGTTCAGCTCATGAGCGAAAAAGATATTGGATCTCTTTTGATACAAAAAGATGACCAATACATCGGCATTATTACCGAGACCGATATGGTTAAAAAAATTATGGCCAAGGGCCTGGATCAAAAAACAACCCTAGTGGATGATGTGATGAGCTTTCCCGTTTACACTATTGATGAAAACGAATTCTTAAATACCGCCAATGAACAAATGGGGGAGCAGAAAATACGACATCTTTTGGTCACCTCCCGGGAGAAACCGGTGGGCATTCTCTCCGTTAGAAACCTACTTGATGCCGTTTATGAATGGTCGGTTCGGCTTCGGATTTAACCTGCCACCTTTTTCAAAAAAAACCTTTTCTAAAATTTCGTGAAGAAAATTTTTAAAAACGGGATGACTTTCCGAGAA
The window above is part of the Nitrospiria bacterium genome. Proteins encoded here:
- a CDS encoding TIGR02757 family protein, with the protein product MRKNVDQIKEIMERFYHNHDRRESIDQDPIQFPHRYIYPEDIEIAGLVASSFAFGRVTLILPMVQKILDRMEGTPYEFILNFDPKKDTRRFQGLYYRVWSSQDIICLMYGIHCILKKHKTLGRFFQHCYQNRREKMHEALSLFVEEVLKIDPSPIYGKNSHPPSFIHLLPSPKRGSACKRLNLFLRWMVRSGDGVDFGLWNHIPSSKLVIPLDAHIIRISRFLGFHKRRTPDWKMAVEITNTLRRFDPNDPVKYDFALCHLGISNQCPLQPHFLKCLKCELQTICSRFKRRNRAKGLKAQQLN
- a CDS encoding CBS domain-containing protein encodes the protein MIPKRPIHTVMSRQIHSVPTGSTVQTAVQLMSEKDIGSLLIQKDDQYIGIITETDMVKKIMAKGLDQKTTLVDDVMSFPVYTIDENEFLNTANEQMGEQKIRHLLVTSREKPVGILSVRNLLDAVYEWSVRLRI